In Acipenser ruthenus chromosome 53, fAciRut3.2 maternal haplotype, whole genome shotgun sequence, the following proteins share a genomic window:
- the LOC131723203 gene encoding tripartite motif-containing protein 16-like, translated as MASKVWSEDRFSCSVCLEILKDPVTTACGHSYCMGCIKNCWDQTDHTGVYSCPQCRKTFTPRPDLGRNTMLAELVEELKKTGLNPPPAQSYARPGDVPCDFCTGRKFKAVKSCLTCLASYCETHIKPHYEGAAFKRHKLINAIGNLEQKLCAEHQKVLEVFCRTDQTCICLLCLQNEHKSHDTFSAEAERSVKQKQLGETQTEIQQRIQERLKEIKELKQTEESLKRSACIEIKESEKIFTELIRSIEKIHTEVIEQIGANEKAAVNQAEGRMKKLEQEIAELRRRNAELKQLSETEDHINFLQNFQSLCAPPEAGYLPSVTVNTDISFGAVRKAVSELKDHIEDFCKGELVKISTTVNEVAVYSLQAPQPRNRAEFLKYSCQLTLDPNTAYEELCLSEGNRKVTWGETQRYPDHPERFDIYSQVLCREGLSGTRCYWEIEWSGREASIGVTYKGISRKGVVRSCILGFNDKSWSLFCSDSSYNARHNNNQTAITAPHSPRIGVYLDFNAGTLSFYGVSDTMTLLHRFQTTFTEPLYPGFGLHCYDSPVTICQLN; from the exons ATGGCTTCAAAAGTATGGTCAGAGGATCggtttagctgttcagtgtgtctggagatattgaaggacccagtcactacagcatgtggacacagttactgtatggggtgtattaagaactgctgggatcagactgatcatacaggtgtctacagctgcccccagtgcagaaagacctttACTCCAAGGCCTGATCTgggcagaaacaccatgctggctgaacTTGTGGAGGAATtgaagaagacaggactcaatcctcctcctgctcaaagttatgccagacctggagatgtgccgtgtgatttctgcactgggagaaagttcaaagctgtgaaatcctgtttgacgtgcctggcctcttactgtgaaacacacatcaagccacactatgagggggctgctttcaagaggcacaagctgatcaatgcaattggaaatctggagcagaagctttgtgctgaacaccagaaggttttggaggtcttctgtagaaccgatcagacgtgtatttgcttgttgtgttTACAAAatgaacacaagagccatgatacattctcagctgaggcagaaaggagtgtgaaacag aagcagctgggagagacacagacagaaatacaacagagaatccaggagagactcaAAGAAATTAAGGAGCTGAAACAGACTgaggagtcactgaaa agatctgcatgcatagaaataaaggaaagtgagaagatctttactgagctgatccgatccattgagaagatccacactgaggttattgagcagattggagctaacgagaaggctgcagtgaatcaggctgaaggacgcatgaagaaactggagcaggagattgctgagctaaggaggagaaacgctgagctgaaacagctttcagagacagaggatcacatcaattttctacag aatttccagtctctctgtgcccctccagAAGCTGGatacttacccagcgttactgtcaatacagacatctcttttggggctgtgaggaaagctgtatctgaacttaaagaccatattgaggacttctgcaagggagAATTAGTCAAAATatccacaacag tgaatgaagttgcagtttacagtctgcaggctccacagccaaggaacagagctgagtttttaaaat attcctgtcagctcacactggaccccaacacagcgtatgaagagctctgtctgtctgaagggaacagaaaggtgacatggggagagacccagagatatcctgatcacccagagagatttgatatCTAttcccaagtgctttgcagagagggtttgtctgggactcgctgttactgggagattgagtggagtgggagagaggcttctataggagtcacatataaaggaatcagcaggaaaggagtggTTCGTTCCTGTAtccttggattcaatgacaagtcctggagtttgttctGCTCTGACTCCAGTTACAAtgcccggcacaataacaatcaaactgcaataactgccccccactcccccagaataggagtgtatctggactttaatgccggcacgctgtccttttatggcgtctctgacacaatgaccctcctgcacagattccaaaccacattcactgagccgctctatcctgggtttgggCTTCATTGTTATGATtcccctgtaacaatctgccagctgaactag